A region from the bacterium genome encodes:
- a CDS encoding 2OG-Fe(II) oxygenase, producing the protein MDEQVRKSYTALVPPDIQECIRNRLLCLKGPLERKFEVSLSDYEGPIFLRYLPGGFFIPHRDESPENITRHLSRKLTATIFVNDEFQGGGLAIHSFSTQLIQPLAGSMVVFRSTSFHEVKPVISGERITIIGWFR; encoded by the coding sequence ATGGATGAGCAGGTCCGAAAGAGTTACACAGCTTTAGTCCCACCTGATATTCAGGAATGCATCCGGAATCGATTACTCTGTTTGAAGGGACCGCTGGAGCGCAAGTTTGAAGTGTCACTTTCCGATTATGAAGGTCCCATTTTTCTGCGATACCTGCCCGGAGGATTCTTCATCCCACACCGCGACGAATCTCCTGAAAACATAACCAGACATCTGTCACGGAAACTTACCGCGACCATTTTTGTGAATGATGAGTTTCAAGGGGGAGGCCTGGCGATTCATTCGTTTTCAACACAATTGATTCAACCTCTTGCGGGCTCAATGGTAGTCTTTCGTTCCACCAGCTTCCACGAAGTAAAACCTGTGATCTCAGGCGAACGGATCACAA